The Rhinoraja longicauda isolate Sanriku21f chromosome 19, sRhiLon1.1, whole genome shotgun sequence genome includes a window with the following:
- the LOC144603124 gene encoding E3 ubiquitin-protein ligase TRIM39-like → MLVVRGKLPNEKFDHTFFYNMALSETSDIIKRVSVTLDVETAHPELEVSEDRKRMRWTRTRRSLPDTGKRFTGSECVLGSEGFISGRNYWEVEMAGSPGWCLGVAAESVERKREDELTPETGVWSISWWDDEFEADTDPPSRLPTRPIPGRVGVYLSYESGTVSFYDADTKSHLHTFTGNKFTEKLYPFFWSWEEDHWLRICSGSAPGV, encoded by the exons atgtTGGTGGTCAGAGGCAAGTTGCCAAATGAAAAGTTTGATCACACCTTTTTCTACAACATGGCATTGAGCGAAACATCTGATATCATCAAACGAG tctccgtcaccctggatgtggaaacagcgcatccggagctcgaggtgtctgaggatcggaagaggatgagatggacccggacccggaggagtctccctgacaccgggaagaggtttacaggcagtgagtgtgtgctgggatcggagggattcatatCGGGGAgaaattactgggaggtggagatgGCGGGGAGTCCAGGCTggtgtctgggagtcgccgcagagtctgtggagaggaagagagaggacgagctgaccccggagactggagtctggagcatcagttgGTGGGATGATGAGTTTGAAGCAGATACcgaccctccatcccgtctccccacccgtcccatccccgggagggtgggagtttatctcagttacgagtccggaacagtttcattttacgacgcggacaccaagtcccatctccacaccttcactgggaataaattcacggagaaactttatcctttcttctggtcTTGGGAGGAAgaccactggctgagaatctgctccggttccgctccgggtgtgtaa
- the LOC144602835 gene encoding E3 ubiquitin-protein ligase TRIM17-like, translating to MTAKDPVESLTEEAVCPICMDFFTDPVALECGHYFCRSCITQRWDREERNSCPECREEFEERTLRVSRALARLAEKARKLSMNRTKGSKLHCEKHQEELKLFCETDKKLICVVCAAAREHTSHSFMLIEEAVEIYKGQVKSTFESLRNKESEIWRTEEEQKESFSEVQEVAGRKTW from the exons atgactgcgaaagacccggtcgagagtttaaccgaggaggcagtttgtcccatctgcatggatttcttcaccgatccggtggcactggagtgtggccactacttctgccgctcctgtatcacacagagatgggacagggaggagagaaactcctgcccggaatgtagagaggagtttgaaGAACGCACCCTCAGGgttagtcgggccttggcgagactggctgagaaagctcgaaaactgagcatgaatcgGACAAAgggaagtaaacttcactgcgagaaacatcaggaagaactgaagctgttttgtgaaacggacaagaaactgatctgtgtggtttgtgcagctgcgcGGGAACAcacgtctcacagcttcatgctgatagaagaagctgttgaaatctacaag GGTCAGGTGAAATCTACCTTCGAATCTCTCAGAAACAAAGAATCAGAGATCTGGCGAACGGAGGAGGAACAGAAAGAGAGCTTTTCTGAAGTTCAG gaggtagcTGGTCGCAAGACATGGTAG